From Camelina sativa cultivar DH55 chromosome 7, Cs, whole genome shotgun sequence, one genomic window encodes:
- the LOC104701364 gene encoding uncharacterized protein LOC104701364: MRSGVADNKGWIGPSTPEISNGFEFQKGSNRTPNHHRSTMGKPAPSKWDDAQKWLSGVGLGRGGGGGGEKSSHHSRNNKPRNSNADDLRLIASASQREREGEDQYVDVEYEDEEAAAGRPEVETKNVDCGESVWRKESSINPTAVIRSVCVRDMGTEMTPIGSQEPSRTATPVRATTPVGRSPVTSPVRALQRGEAVGTVTETVMNVRRVESSNNEMSNNGFGESKKAMSAMEARAMAWDEAERAKFMARYKREEVKIQAWENHEKRKAEMEMKKMEVKADRMKARAEEKLANKLAATKRIAEERRANAEAKLNEKAVRTSEKADYIRRSGHLPSSFSFSFKLPSRCWCQ; encoded by the exons atgAGATCTGGTGTAGCAGATAACAAAGGATGGATTGGACCATCGACTCCGGAGATATCGAATGGTTTTGAGTTCCAGAAAGGTTCTAACCGGACACCAAACCATCACCGGTCTACTATGGGGAAGCCTGCACCGTCGAAATGGGACGATGCTCAGAAATGGCTTTCTGGTGTAGGGCTTGGTCgtggcggtggcggtggtggtgagAAGAGTAGTCATCACTCCAGGAATAATAAGCCGAGAAACTCCAACGCTGATGATCTTAGACTTATAGCTTCGGCTTCACAGAGGGAACGTGAAGGAGAAGATCAGTATGTTGATGTTGAatacgaagacgaagaagcggCGGCGGGAAGGCCGGAGGTTGAGACGAAGAACGTTGACTGTGGTGAATCTGTTTGGAGGAAAGAGAGTAGTATTAATCCTACGGCTGTGATTAGATCGGTTTGTGTGAGGGATATGGGGACTGAGATGACTCCTATTGGGAGTCAAGAACCTTCAAGAACAGCTACACCGGTGCGAGCTACAACGCCGGTTGGGAGAAGTCCTGTGACTTCACCGGTGAGGGCTTTGCAACGTGGCGAGGCGGTGGGGACGGTGACGGAGACTGTGATGAATGTTAGGAGGGTAGAGAGTAGTAATAATGAGATGAGTAATAATGGCTTTGGAGAGAGTAAGAAGGCAATGAGTGCTATGGAAGCTCGAGCCATGGCTTGGGATGAAGCCGAACGGGCTAAGTTTATGGCTAG GTATAAGAGAGAGGAAGTGAAGATACAAGCTTGGGAGAATCATGAGAAGAGAAAGGcggagatggagatgaagaaaatgGAG GTGAAGGCAGATAGAATGAAAGCAAGGGCAGAGGAGAAGCTAGCAAACAAGCTAGCGGCGACAAAAAGGATAGCGGAAGAGAGGAGGGCAAACGCGGAGGCGAAGCTGAACGAAAAGGCGGTGAGGACTTCAGAAAAGGCTGATTATATAAGGAGAAGTGGTCATttgccttcttctttctcattctcCTTTAAGCTTCCTTCTCGCTGTTGGTGTCAATAG
- the LOC104701365 gene encoding uncharacterized protein LOC104701365, whose product MDESVASSSSHYISIFTNFPLISAVLAFTIAQFIKFFTSWYKERRWDLKRLVGSGGMPSSHSATVTALALAVGLQEGFGGSHFAIALVLTSIVMYDATGVRLHAGRQAEVLNQIVYELPAEHPLAESIPLRELLGHTPPQVVAGGMLGISTAVVGYLVTLIGKSA is encoded by the exons ATGGATGAATCGGTGGCTTCATCTTCGTCTCACTATATCtcaattttcacaaattttcCTCTCATCTCCGCCGTCTTAGCTTTCACCATCGCACAATTCATCAAATTCTTCACCTCCTG GTATAAGGAAAGGAGATGGGATTTGAAAAGGCTTGTTGGGTCTGGAGGTATGCCTTCTTCACATTCAGCAACAGTTACAGCTTTAGCTTTAGCTGTTGGTTTACAAGAAGGCTTTGGAGGTTCACATTTCGCTATCGCTTTGGTTCTCACTTCCATT GTGATGTATGATGCAACTGGTGTAAGATTACATGCTGGACGCCAAGCTGAG GTTCTGAATCAGATTGTGTACGAACTTCCTGCAGAGCATCCTCTGGCTGAAAGCATACCTTTGCGTGAACTTCTAGGTCATACTCCTCCTCAG GTCGTTGCTGGTGGAATGCTTGGGATTTCTACAGCAGTTGTTGGGTACTTAGTCACCTTGATAGGCAAGTCAGCTTAG